Genomic DNA from Pygocentrus nattereri isolate fPygNat1 chromosome 11, fPygNat1.pri, whole genome shotgun sequence:
tgactttcttctgcctcatgtaagtgaattatctcatatctaatttctatgtgtatgtatattccGTGCATGTATGCTTTGACAATGTAAGGTGGCCTCAAAAGGCAGTCTTTTGGTGGAATGTTTCATCTGATTATTATCTGTCTCGAGGAATACAGGGGCGTTTTCCTGCCCTGTCCCAGCATGCCTCAGTGTGGGTGTATTGTAATGCAGCCTGTTAGAGGGTAATGCTCTGACTCACAGTCGAGTATTACAGCATAGCTAAGTCACCTGTTGGTGTAGACATTAAAACATGGTTTGGGCTGCTGTAGGATTACACAGACCTTATTATCCCTGTTAGTAACCTGATAGCTCTGCTGGAGATTGTGTCTGGACACAGGAAAATGTCTGGGGTAACAAAAGGTACACTCCTCCAGTAAAACAATAATCATAATTTATTGTTCTCATGTCCTCTTTGCAACGCATGTCCACGTCCATATTGTGTATCCATATTTGTGATACATAaatgcatgcgtgtgtgtgcgtgtgtgtgtatatatatatatatatatatatatatatataatatacacacatagtATAGCTTTGggaacaggagaaggaaaaaaacatactttatttttaatggaagtaaatagaaccagacttttctcattattttgggtcatttgttttagtccattcgtcatgaaatttatacacattCATCATGTTGTAATGTATAACAGACAACAACAGAAATATGATATTGTGTTccaacaaatatataaatatgtaaaaatgatcagaatgaatggactaaaataaatgacccaaaataatgacttacatTATATTGACTTACATTGTATTAAACAGGTCCATAATAAACCACATAAACATTACTTAAACTGAAACTGACACGCTCAAGTAGGATGAGTTCAGTAGTAGTTGGGCATTTTTGGAGGAATCTTAACCATCTACACCAAACGTATGTACATCTTTGATCAATATTTTCCATTTGAGCGCATCAGCTGCTCTTTACGgtgtgtgaaaatttcaggGTCAATGTACCAATAGAAATGTGGTTGTATAGCCTAGTGGGTAACActtttgccttctacgctggacactggggttcaaaccctcacctgggtaaacaccctacactataccaaaaagagtccttgggcaagactcctaacactaccttcacttacttgtgtaaaatgatcaaattgtaagacGCTCTGGGTAAGAACTTCTGCCAGATGTCCCAAAATGTATTTGgaataaagtcattttaaagtaactcTCCTCTAAAGTTGCCTTTTTGGAGagtctttggacagcaatgatagtGATGATACTGCCTAAAATCTCATCATTTATAATTGTAAGGAGATTTGTGGAGAGAGGAGTGCCCTGGAAAGTCTTGATTGTGTGACTAGGTGTGGCCGCAGTCCCGGCCATGACTGCGCTCAGGTGTGCTGCCCAAATGCCTCCAAAGACAAGGTCATGTCACGCTCTGGTGGCGTGTTTATGTCACGGTGTCCTCTCTGGGCAGCACATGGTTTTTCCTGATCCATGTTGTGTTTgactacaaacacacaccctgTTTGCACTGTTCATCCTCCCAGGTTTCCCAAAGCGCATGATAATAGCTGCTTTTGTTCATGATGTTCATTTATATATGTGAGCACAGGGAGTTTCCCAAATATGGGTGGAGCCCAGGCTTGGACAGTGTGGGCAGCTACAGCCCTGAAGGCACAACCACCTGAAATTATCCAGCTGATAACTTGAATCAGGTGTAGTTGAGTAAGGAAGATGCCATGGGGAAGAACATAGACACCACCCAAGAATGCAGGACAGATGTTCTCCAGGAGCAGGTTTGGGAACCAACAGACTAGAAGAGCAGGCCTAAAATAAGCAGAGCTTTTCAACCTGCTCGGTTTGTACTGTTCCATCTGAATGACTGATTGTCTTTATACCGAAATTGCGATTAagttttcaaatcacaagagcAACACTTTTAATACTGTTCCAATGAAATTTTAATCAATCAACTTTCTAACACTGGATCAACATAGTAACAAAAGACATTCTGGTTCATTGTGTTTTCTGGTATCCATGGTAATCAAGTGGAGCCTGGTGCATTTCCGGGTCTATTTGTAGCCACATAGCTATAACCTAGCAGTGTAAGCTCTGCAAAAGTAGTCCCATCGCTGAAAGAATTATATGTTAGCAGATTACCACTCAATGTTCATATATATCTGTCGGAGGAATCCATGAATGTTCTACAAAAATAGTGCCTTGTATAGCTGACTGCTGACGGAGTTCAGCAACTATCCATTGGCTACTGTTATTAATAAATcccagttttctccccaatttagtcatttctaaTTCCACCCACCAATTAGGACTCCACCAGTCACACACTTCTACGAGCGCTAGAAGGGCAAAgagccaccacatcttttccaACTGCCACTCATGCAACATCATTAGACAGTGCCAACCGCCAGTTCTGATACGTCAGCAAACAGACGCCCATGCTGGCTGGCATCGTGCTGAGTGACGGGGAAGACAGGGAGGcaatcctacccacccagagagagtgagaacaattgtgctgtcttggactcacAGCCACCCGTGGGCTGATCCCAATATCTATAATATATACAAGATTTATTTCTTAAGAACCACACAATGTAAGATGTggggatttgaagacctctaTGGTGGAAATAGAGGCGATTAATCAAGCCGATTAATCTGATGATTGTCAGCacattgaaagagaattcaaagagagcTCTTAAGTCTTTGTTTTGTGAaagatgtgtcttctgaggatgtgagtgaatgatctactatcAACACCATATCTTCATCAATATAATGTTGATTGTGCAGTTGAGACCTGAGTATCGAGCAAAATCTTCTTTTTGAGGCTGTGTTTGTgacgttaatatgtaaacatgtatgACGTGGTTTGAAAAACTCCCGACCCCTCTGACTTCTAAAAGATTATTATAGACTTTACAGCGCAGCACATGCTCACCGTATTTTAGTCTCCTGACTCAGtgatgctacttctttcagttttcaggtCAGAATCACCTAAACACTGCTCTTTTGGAGGGCCAGGTCTACCAACAAGTTATCTGATATGAATTCTCATGGAAAGAGAACGGTGACCCAGTTTGAAAGCCTATTCAGTAGAACTGGTTCTTGCCTCATATCACAGTTGTGCCTCAGAGCAAGATGCTTTACGCAAGTTCCCCTGGAGTGACactccccacccccaccccataACTCCTACTGCTGCCCCAGTGGAGCTGGCAGCTATGAAAGGTCCTCAGGTGTTTCCCTGGTAAAgattttcaaaagaaaatgtgaaactGGATCCACCTGAAAGACCAGGTGCTCAGCTCTGCAGTCCCAACAGACTAGGTCACTGTGAAGAACTCTTGCTTGGCCAAGAGATGAATgtgctttgtctctctctctctctctctctctctctctctctctctctctctcacacacaaacacacacacacacacacacacacacacacacactcccaaaCAGCCACTTCATGAAAACTCCTTGTACtgacactcattgtccattttatcagctccacttactctgtaggtgcactttgtaattctacagttacatactgtagtccatctgtttcactgatactttgttagccacttttaaccctgttcttcaatactcaggacccctacaggaccaccacagggcAGGTTTTATAGTACTTATTGGGGTATAAAAATCTAATGTTAATTGTGGCCTGTAAAGATGTTTAGTACCCCGCtgctttattaggaacacaCCTGTACTTCAATATTCCTAATTGGTCTCTTAACAGTGTGATCGCTTTTtcaaaaatttgaaaatttgaTGATGTCTTCAATATCTCAATGTTaagtacacaaataaaaacagctctaACCAAATTATCTCTCTGTTTGTGAAGAACCAACCAGGATTcctggagtgattttaatccagtatgaatctgcagtgtgtttagttttacagcctgacggtaataattgtggagcgattttaatccagtatgaatctgcagcgtgtgtagttttacagtcctacggtaataattgtggagtgattttaatccagtatgaatctgcagtgtgtttagttttacagtcctacggtaataattgtggagcgattttaatccagtgtgaatctgcagtgtgtgtaattttacagtccaacagtaataattgtggagcgattttaatccagtatgaatctgcagcgtgtgtaattttacagtccgacagtaataattgtggagcgattttaatccagtatgaatctgcagcgtgtgtagttttacagtcctatggtaataattgtggagcgattttaatccagtatgaatctgcaacaagtgtagttttacagtctgacattaataattgtggagtcattttaatccagtgtgaagcTCCAGTAGTGTTCAACACACCCATGTTTAATTCAACTAATTAGTTGGATTGAGCATGTCGGAGCTGGAAAACCCCTAAAATATGCCAACCAGGGTTGGGAAGCTCAAGGCCCTCAGTGTATTCTTAGCAAATAGTGCTAATAATGTATGGGATTCAAATGTGTCAGTTGTtttcacatgaataacataGATTTAATGGATATGTCTAAGTAATTTATCACTGCACATATTGATTATTCTCATGCTTACTGCTCTAAATGGTTTATTCAGTTCATTCTTGCGGGTTTTTGTCCCTAAATTGAGACCACAGCTGTCACAATGTCACAGTTGGCTCCTCCtactccatgtgcgtttgttttggttttgtaactccgacctgattgttttcacctgaccctcattttccctgtgtatttaagccctgtgcttgccccttgtgtttgccggtctttgtattggtctatatttgtttgtcatgtctgtcccacgatctgtccgtattggctcatTGACTCTGGACTGTttcgaccacgaccctggatttgcccctaacaaatctcgcttatctcagcacatgcattCTGTCTGGATTTTAAAGGTGACAGAATAGGAGCAATATGTATAATCTGACGACACATTTCAGCACAGAAGACAGAACAGAGTCAGATTTTGCTTTAGTTCCTGCTGTCATTTCCCATTACTCAGGGAATATGCTGTTAAACTAGTTTCACTGAGACCAACCTAACATTGCTACAAACCCTGCCCCTTTCAAGGCTGATATTCAAACCCCTTTGGTTTGATCATACTTTGCATCAGTGCTGGTATTAAAGTGTAAAAGGGTCAGTTTTCATGCATCTGCACCACTTAACACTGACCTACAAACATGAGCTGTAGTACAAGAAGCTGAGAAACGTTCACAGGAGCTAAAATGTGATGTTGCTGATCCACATTAAAAGCTTTGATCTACTGTTTTGTTGCTTGGTTACCACTGCCTGCTGTGAACAGACGTCACTGCTTTGTAGTTTCTGTGCTCTGATTATTATTACTAACCATTAAACGACATCATGTATTGTGCCTGGTGACATGTAACCTCAACTACTTTGCAatgaagtccatgtagttactggataataagctTAGTATGGAATGAGCTTGGGATTTTAGGGGCTtgaaatttaacccatccgtacagtgaaacaccacatacacactagtgagcacactagggggcagtgagcacacttgcccggagcagtgggcagccccatccacaGCGCCCATGGAGcacttgggggttaggtgccttgctcagactgaggacacctcagtcatattttacagtgatggggcagtcatgggctagagcttagggaaccggccttatgaccggaaggtcaccagttccctaacctccagcccacaactgcccccatcactgtaaaatcactgtaacacaaagcctcaagtggcttattgcatTCATAACTGTTTGCATTTGTTTGTATTGTCATCATTTGAATTTCCTTCctgatctttctctctctctctctctctctctctctctctctctctcagcccacACTCTGCAGTGCTATAAATGTGACATAGGTTtgtggagtttgtgtgtgacCTCCACGCAGACATGCAGTGCGGGTGACCTGTGCTATAGCGGAGTGGGTACAGCAGGTAAGGACATCTGGACCGAACAGTAACAGACCACAAATTGGAACAATTTCCACAAAACATTAAAGTTTCATTTAATAGAACGTTaatgtttgttgtatttaaactctagaagtacaataataatacatttaatatcTGTGTGGAAACAAAAGGGGTCATTTATTAAAACAGCCCATTAGGATTAATGTGTTAATTAATAGGAAGATGAAAATACttccactcttaaaaataaacattcccAAAAAGGGTTCATTGTAGAGATCATTGCTTACCCACTTTTGGTCCCCTAGAGATCCTTTCAGTAGACGGTTCTTTAAAGGACCATGCTCATAAATGAGATTTGCCAGtttgtagaacctttttagaATTAATACAACTTGTAAACGTTAGATTTTGGTAACAGTTTTTGTAGCACAGTGTTTATAAGTGAAATCAGCCTTTATAAACACATGTTGCtaatgttggaacaaaacctcgtacctccaaaatggtaattttacagaagaggcaaaaaaacacatttacgtttagtgtaagtcaatggaaccagacattttttggccatttctttctgTATGTCATtgattgtgaaatttacacaccgTGTAAACGGTGACAGGAATTTTCAAACTATgttagaaactgaaaaatgtcaaaactggagatacgaggtatTGTTCCAATAGCAGTTTATGAAGGATGTATATGAACATTGCCCTGCAGTAAAGCATTACTGAGATTGTTCCTAGTCCTGTTCATCAAAGCCAAGAGCCATTTAACAGTGAACTAATCAGTCAAGTGATGGTTTTCCTCAGTGGGCTTTGTTAAGCTGAAGATGAAGGGCTGCTTGGCACAGACTGAATGTAACAAGACAACTGACGTGAACTTCCCATCCGGCTCCAACTCCACCGTCTACAAAATGACCAAGACCTGTTGCAGTACTGATCTGTGCAACGCTGCCCCTGGCCTGTCcctgcacactctcacactggcAGTCGCCTCCATCACCTCACTCCTCATCTCTAAGGTCCTGGTGTGAGGTCAACACATTCACAATTGTGCAGACACCCACCCTTACCCCACCTACAGATTATTTAAGGGTCATTTATACTGGtaacactgtaaacaatggctcatcagatcaaACTATAAAATTACTTAATGAACTGGTTTAAttcaactgaaaaatgacattaattGAAAGAATCATTCATCTGATTTTCATTGAGGTTGAATACAACTAGTTAATTCacttgttaccacattaagTAATTGTTTAGGTTGAATTGAcaagccattttttacagtatacTGTAGGGCAGCGTCCATATGGCTACATATGCTGGTCATGACAGCTTAAATAAACTGGTACCACTTCACAATAAGACCACCCTTGTAAAGGCTTCATGATTGGTTTCAAACTGGTTTATTAAGGAGGTCATAAATGCCTTAAAAGTCATTAATAAGCCATGacaacacataaataaaaatggcaaaagtgTGATGAAGTTGATGGTTTTAATGCTGACTTAAGTTTTGGACTCACTATTTGGCAAGCAACAGGTCACCGTTGCCATTTTAAgggttataactgcttattcatGATTTTAAAGACTGTATGGCAATTATTAAACTCCTGACATAGCTGTTATGTCAAATATGCTTCAAGTTGCCAAATACAACCTCTATAACAAGtgatgcctattggaataagcctaTTGTTTGAATGAagggcttatgtaggtgtcgtGTAGCCTTATTaacactgccctacagtaaagtgttccCCTTATTTCTTCATCACACTCACATGCACTAATGTGAAGCAGCTCGTCCAACTTTCTGCACCCTGTAATCGTGATTTAGGAAAATCTCTTGTTGCCATGAAGCTTCAGATTTGTGCATTCATGTATATTAATTTGCATATACATATACTGCCATATGATGTCATGTTATTGTTAACTCCATCAGATTTCAAATAATTAATCCTCTTTTAAAGACATTTCGTTATGCTTAGTGTTAGGTCCTTTGCTTGTGCTGTACTGAGCAAAACAGCTATTTACATTGGCTGTAAATTTCTGATTCCAGACATCTTTGCTTTCCTGTCATGATATTGTGGACAACATTAGCAAAGCATATCTATAAATGAACTTAAAAGCAATTTATAATGTGGCTGTTTGAAATtttgataacactttatttgaagccTACCTACAAAGGGATTtcataaaacatatataaacattggATTTTTGAAGCAATATTTTTGCTCTATGTCAGTAAGTTGCTTTTGGTTTAAACCCCTTATGTCACTTATCAAAAttcataaaaaattattttgattgTGTCTTGCCATTACAGGCATAAGCTGTTAGTAAATACTCTattattgctttataaatatgttattcaatgcttataCATATGTTATGATGTCACTATGTACTCTAAATGAAGTGCTACTGAATTTTTCCCAGGGTAAATTCCAAGTGCCTTGTTGTCAAGTTACCAAATCATCATTTTAGTGTTGATAAATTGATTTTAACAGTTGACAGTCTTTGGAAAGGTTTTAAATGATATCTCTAGGAATTTAATCGACATATTTTCCCCTGGGAGAAATATCCTAGGATGCTACTGCTTATGGGTTGATACACATAttgtttcttgttgtttttgtttgttcaaatgttttaatttgttATACCCcttcaaacactttcatttggaGGCcaaatttttatggaaaagtgcAGTGTTTTAAGCTTTCTTCGGGATTCATCGGTGAACTGGAAACATTTCAGCATGCCATCGCATGCATATGAGGATATATAATGTGGTAAATGCTGTCTGGAAATTTCTCctggaaaaatgaattaagtGCTTGAGATGATGTTGGCTATGGACATCCTGCAGATAGCTTAGCTGATCAGGTACTATTTTGTGTTGCatgttttttcagttattgtggtataaaaacataacatattaGTGCATATATGGAGTTAGAGCTCAACTCAGCAGTACTGTGGCCCTCTGGGATCAGGAGCCATATTCAACAACTTAGAGCTGGTTTTCATTCATGCAATAGTAAATCCAAAGCAATCCGATTGGTTGAAAAATGTGCTGTTGCATCTGATGCTAAGACACTTGGTTTATTGTGCCTGTATCACTCTGCCACCTACCAGCTGCCAAGTAACAACAATGATTGCTTTACTCTAAGCTGCTGGAACTACTTTTTTTGTTGGAACAATCTgccaataataaaaacatatgtTTGAAAGAATGCATGTGGCTTCCTGGCTTTACTTTTTCCCTCTACTTCTGTTGTATGAAAGCAATAAATGTTGGTGTGGCCAATCcagtttgggggggggggaggtTGTGGGGAGGGgttaaaatatgatttattttctaaaaaaaaaaaaaaaaggagttttAAAAAGTTAGAGCAGAGACCGTCATAGCATTTAAGGCATGTAACTGGCCTTCAGGCAGCGCAGCTTATCTGTCTATGATAGCAGAACTGACTGACCTCAAGGGCTTTTCTATTGTTGAAAAGCTTGGTTAGTTTTGGGTTAAGTGATGGGGTGTCATTGTTATTTCACATCTAAACAATAGCCACCCTGTAAAGCTCTCAATAATGCGACATTCCAGTCAAATCACATCAGTTCACACTTCTCAACAAATGCTACTGTAAACAGGAGAAAGGTTTACTCATACAATGGACAAATACAAGAACAAATACAATCTCAAATCTCAGAATTGCATTTTACATGCGCACAAATATTAGGTCCAGGTCCTTTGGACCCCtttctgtaaatatacagtCACATCTACATTAATTTGGAGAGTGACGGATTTTGTAAATTTGCCTCTGTACAGCACCACAAtagattttaaatgaagtgcaGGTTTTCAGCCTTAATTCAAggattttaacaaaaatattgcattaCAGACATTTTTACATAGTCCCTCCGTTTTCACATGCTTAAAAGCAATTGGACAAATTAATATGATTATAAATACAATAATTGTTTTTAATACTTGAATGCAAATCCTTTGCCTGCAGTCTGGAACTCATGGATATCACCAAATGTTAGAAAGTGGAGCTTaatacacttcagaattcatcctgctACTTCTAtcacatcatcagtaaacactAGTGAGCCAGTTTCATTGGCAGCCATATGTTCCCATGTCATAAAACTAGCTCCATGTTTATGGTAAGCTTTAGATTGTGAGCCCTTCCTTTCCTTCTTCATACTCTTCTGTTGTCATCATACTCATACTAGTTAGTCTTTGTTTCGTTTCTCTAGACCACGTTGTTCCAGAACTGGTCAGACAGTTTTTTTCCAATTAATTCATGTCTTCTATATTTTTCTGACTGTAAGTCAGTGGACTGGATGTATTTtacattcaattcagttcagttcgaTTCAGTTTTTCACAACAGACACGATCGCAAACTGTCTGAAAAAACTCCTTaagaaacactcaaagaaccttttgcatgatgaaatgattctttgcatcatggaagagttcttcaaactgatgaagaatgtgctgtatatttctatacagaacctttgaCAATTGTTCTtttctaaaaaggttcttttattgtATAAAGCtcaacattgtaacaatagtagaaccctatttggtgctatatagaacctttttcaaaaaggttatatGCACAAGCATTTATAGCAAATTctttatcaatctgaagaaccctttcatcatgtAACAAGTTATTTGAACGTTCATGGTTCTTAGAaacattatctttactaaagaacccttgaaaaccaTACTTTTTAGAAGTTTACAGTAGAGTGTTTTATACAGTATAATATGCCTTTACTGAGAATATTTGGTAACACtgtatttgaaggctacctacataagggcttcataacacattcgtaagcactgaataatgtgtttatgaagcactacttgaacatttattaagtgcttatgtcggttctcgtcaacctgacataagatgttttatgaaataaatgacattgtactgacataataagaataaacattgaacatatttacagcactaaacatatttaaaacactatacataactatttatgtcagcattctcaagatgacattgtattgatatcaggtgaaatatgcctggaaacaaccccctcttccctccatggcgtggataagatgattgatgcacttaataaatgttcaagtagtatttcataaacacattattcagtgcttaatTCAACACAGGATGCTGTATAACAAGTTTAAACTGTCATTCTGGCTTTAAATTACAGATTATTTTATGCTACAGTGGTGTCAGAGTTAAGGGGACCTTCTAGCTTTCAGCCATCATTAGCAAAATGTTAAATAGTTAGCTAGTTTGGCTGAAGCACTTCTATAATTTTGTCCTTTGATGGCACAGCACAGCATGACCAAACCTGAACCTCATTCAGGAGCATAAATTTACACCTAAACAATAGAGCAGCACTTAGCAGAGCAAATCAGATAAACCACTTACCTCCAGTGAACTTCCTCTGACAAAGTACATCTGCATGCCAGCTAAGAGGCTTTGCTGTGTTATATAAACTGCTGGCATATGGTATAACACTTTTCTTTCAGACCCTCAGAGGAAGAGATCATTTTCCAAAAGTGTACAAGGTTTTCAAGTTGAAGTAGGTTGAGAAACCTCTGAAATTTTGGGGTAATAGACAAATGTGCAAAACACCTTTGATCAAATTACACATCTTATTGAGTTGAGAATTGGTTCACACAttttatacactgttagaaataaaggttctgtgcaggtacatgttTCATTAATCAAAgtgcaaacagtgtaaatgttcccttaaaGGTAAAACAGTGCAtataaggtctgattgtgaaccttaaatatgtttttccaggtgaaaagtttgtaccttttcataactgaatgtttaaaacagaacaataaaataaaagcctggaggtgaggcggggtgtgtggagtacAGCTTAGaccatatcatttcagtggattatggttcagttatgttccctgactaaaggtactgagatggaccttgaaggtaccacccccagtgacaggagggttCTGAACCAGTGAGAGTTATCAACTTTTTCTCTGAGTGTAAAGGGAACACACATTTAGTGcacgattactgtttatttccttaGTTTCACATATTGgacaaaaaattaaaacattgaatataaaatgtgccatcacTTCTGCTCATTTTGCCATCACTTCTCTCATCTTGTTAGACACTGAGCAATATATAATAATTGCTACTGTAATGACTCACTGCACACTGTAGACTGTAAACactgctatctatctatctatctatctatctatctatctatctatctatctatctatctatctatctatctagtgtATACAATACAAATGTCAAAGCTTCATAATAGGGGACACATGAAGgtttattgatgttttttaaaagtaCATATTGATCACTTAGTTATGATTAACTAAACGTGAAGCAAAGGTTTATGTCAGTCAAGCGTGGGCCTCCTGGCCACAATGGAAAAACTCCTTGGCCAGCTTCAAgttcaaaacaagtaaacaacaaaacaaaacaagcaattCACAGACAAACTACCAGCATTATAAAGTTATTGAAGACTTTACAGTGAGACACAGAGGTCTCACTAAACCTAAACTCCCACTGCATGAAGGGATTCAAAAAATTCTTAGCTCTCAGTCGAACAGATAGGGCTATGCTAACTGCTCAGAGATGGCAGATGTAAGCCAATATGCATCTCTATGGCAAAAAAGTTTCGttcacattcacattttcaaaattcctaTGCAAGTGGTGGATGGTAAACCCTTAATGGATACTccaccatgtgtgtgtgtgtgtgtgtgtgcatgtagatGCAGCAGTATCTGTCCCATCAGGCTCCGCAGGTGATGCAAATAGAATATGCGATTTCTGGAATGCCGAAACCTCCCAAACCACATTACTGTCTCAATGAGG
This window encodes:
- the spaca4l gene encoding sperm acrosome membrane-associated protein 4; protein product: MNRILLGIFAVALCFTAAHTLQCYKCDIGLWSLCVTSTQTCSAGDLCYSGVGTAVGFVKLKMKGCLAQTECNKTTDVNFPSGSNSTVYKMTKTCCSTDLCNAAPGLSLHTLTLAVASITSLLISKVLV